Proteins from one Clostridium cellulovorans 743B genomic window:
- a CDS encoding chemotaxis protein CheX has translation MNVEYISPFLAACAEIFKQVLNREFTKKQPFVKQGLIPLHDVSICIGINGDAKGNFYLNMSRDTAMSIASTMMGGFEVNDLDEISTSAISELCNMIGGHTGMQFAAKSLTIDITPPDIIVTLPHAASQRNYKNQTICVPLMIEDTGIVEIDISVE, from the coding sequence ATGAATGTAGAATACATATCACCATTTTTAGCTGCTTGTGCAGAAATTTTCAAGCAAGTTCTTAACCGAGAATTTACAAAGAAACAACCCTTTGTTAAGCAAGGATTAATACCGCTACATGATGTATCAATCTGTATTGGGATAAATGGAGATGCTAAGGGAAACTTTTATTTAAACATGTCTAGGGATACGGCTATGAGTATAGCCTCAACAATGATGGGGGGGTTCGAGGTAAATGACTTAGATGAAATAAGTACAAGCGCTATTTCCGAGTTGTGTAACATGATTGGTGGTCATACTGGAATGCAGTTTGCTGCCAAAAGCTTAACTATTGATATTACACCTCCAGATATAATTGTCACCTTGCCACATGCAGCATCTCAAAGAAATTATAAGAACCAAACCATATGTGTACCATTGATGATAGAAGATACTGGAATAGTGGAAATAGATATATCAGTTGAATAA
- a CDS encoding ATP-binding cassette domain-containing protein: MEYAIMTNNLCKNINGKSIISNINLRVKKGEIYGFLGPQNAGKTTISNLLSNLIKPSMGEVYILGENIFNLQYRKLKKVGIMIDKSIFYNNLTVMENLQIHCEYIGDKNIKIINNILEAVNLIDISKTIVKNLEVKEKRRLAIARSLVSMPELVILDEPLKGFSIIEIDNILELFKWINYEYGTTIFITAETLTSLHCLADTIGVIISGTIVEEVSMANIKNTNRISI, encoded by the coding sequence TTGGAATATGCAATAATGACTAATAACTTATGTAAGAATATTAACGGAAAATCAATAATTAGTAATATAAATCTTCGAGTTAAAAAAGGAGAAATATATGGTTTTTTAGGTCCTCAAAATGCTGGTAAAACTACAATTTCAAATTTACTTAGCAATTTAATAAAGCCAAGTATGGGGGAAGTATACATTTTAGGAGAAAATATTTTCAACTTGCAGTATCGCAAATTGAAAAAAGTAGGTATAATGATAGATAAATCAATATTTTATAATAATTTAACTGTAATGGAAAATTTACAAATACATTGTGAATATATTGGTGACAAGAACATAAAAATTATAAATAACATTTTAGAGGCTGTAAATCTAATTGATATCTCTAAAACGATTGTAAAGAACTTAGAGGTGAAAGAAAAGAGACGTTTAGCAATAGCGAGATCTTTAGTGTCTATGCCAGAGTTAGTAATTTTAGATGAACCGCTTAAAGGATTTAGTATTATAGAAATCGATAATATACTAGAACTTTTTAAGTGGATAAATTATGAATATGGAACGACGATTTTTATTACAGCTGAAACTTTAACTTCATTGCATTGTTTGGCTGATACTATTGGAGTTATTATAAGTGGTACTATTGTTGAAGAAGTTTCAATGGCAAATATAAAAAATACAAATAGAATAAGCATATAA
- a CDS encoding ABC transporter permease: MIKLLKLELKKINFYHVIFETFLINIMLLILFFIFQYISSKNYIVFMKNSVVDVLISFPFLMYTAVLISRIIIEEYKNRTIYLIFMYPVNKTKVMLVKLLLIIIISVLSIVVAKFSLYWSFRFLELKCSNFCKIPSKIFEYKNNWKVNVYIISSCITALTPSYFAVKRKEVNQIVLREFILVAILCIVYFKLGFNMLLLLLVFLGIVAVVAIIMTLKEIHNQNFEADVYYINTSMDIGSDDI; this comes from the coding sequence ATGATTAAACTATTGAAGTTAGAATTGAAAAAAATAAACTTCTATCATGTGATATTTGAAACATTTTTAATAAATATTATGTTGTTAATTTTATTTTTCATTTTTCAATATATATCAAGTAAGAATTATATTGTTTTTATGAAGAATTCAGTAGTAGATGTTCTTATTTCATTCCCATTCTTAATGTATACAGCAGTGTTGATTTCAAGAATAATTATTGAAGAATACAAAAATAGAACAATATATTTAATATTCATGTATCCAGTGAATAAGACAAAGGTTATGTTAGTAAAGTTACTGCTAATAATTATAATATCAGTTTTATCAATTGTAGTAGCTAAGTTTTCTCTTTATTGGAGTTTTAGATTTTTAGAATTGAAATGTTCTAATTTTTGTAAAATACCTTCTAAGATATTTGAATATAAAAATAATTGGAAAGTAAATGTATATATAATAAGTTCTTGTATTACAGCTTTAACTCCTAGTTATTTTGCAGTAAAAAGAAAAGAAGTTAACCAAATAGTATTAAGAGAATTTATTTTAGTGGCAATTTTATGTATTGTATATTTTAAATTAGGATTTAATATGTTGTTATTACTATTAGTATTCTTAGGTATTGTTGCAGTAGTTGCTATAATTATGACTTTGAAAGAAATACATAATCAAAATTTTGAAGCTGATGTTTATTACATAAATACGAGTATGGATATAGGGAGCGACGATATATAG
- the thiC gene encoding phosphomethylpyrimidine synthase ThiC translates to MNYTTQMDAAKRNIITKEMEAVAKKENIDVELLRSLVAEGKIAIPANKNHKNLDAEGVGQGLRTKINVNLGISKDCCDMEKELEKVRVAIDMKAEAIMDLSNYGKTEGMRKKILDICPAMLGTVPIYDAVGFYDKELKDITVDEFFKVVEKHGEDGVDFITIHAGLNREAVELLKRNRRLTHIVSRGGSLLFAWMELNNKENPFFEHFDRLLEICEKYDMTISLGDACRPGSINDATDPCQIKELITLGELTKRAWERNVQVIIEGPGHMALDEIQANMLLEKKLCHGAPFYVLGPLVTDIAPGYDHITSAIGGAIAATYGADFLCYVTPAEHLKLPDLDDMREGIIASKIAAHAADIAKGVKGARDWDNAMSKARADLDWETMFNLALDPVKPRKYREASTPEHSDSCTMCGKMCSMRTMKKVLNGEDLNILRD, encoded by the coding sequence ATGAATTATACAACTCAAATGGATGCTGCGAAACGTAATATTATTACCAAAGAAATGGAGGCAGTTGCAAAGAAAGAAAATATAGACGTAGAATTATTACGTTCTTTAGTTGCTGAAGGTAAAATTGCTATTCCTGCTAATAAAAATCATAAAAATCTAGATGCCGAAGGAGTAGGACAAGGATTAAGAACCAAAATCAATGTTAATTTAGGAATTTCTAAAGACTGTTGCGATATGGAAAAAGAACTTGAAAAGGTTAGAGTTGCAATAGACATGAAAGCTGAAGCAATTATGGACCTTTCTAACTACGGAAAAACGGAAGGCATGAGAAAAAAAATTCTTGATATCTGTCCTGCAATGCTTGGTACAGTTCCAATTTATGACGCTGTGGGTTTCTACGATAAAGAGCTTAAAGATATAACAGTAGATGAATTCTTTAAAGTTGTAGAAAAACATGGCGAGGATGGAGTAGACTTTATTACTATCCATGCAGGCTTAAATAGAGAAGCTGTAGAACTACTTAAGCGTAATAGAAGACTTACTCATATCGTTTCAAGAGGTGGCTCTTTATTATTCGCGTGGATGGAGTTAAATAATAAAGAGAATCCATTTTTTGAGCATTTTGACAGGCTATTAGAAATCTGTGAAAAATATGATATGACAATCTCATTGGGAGATGCCTGCAGACCTGGTTCTATAAATGATGCAACGGATCCTTGCCAAATCAAAGAATTAATTACTCTTGGTGAACTTACTAAACGAGCTTGGGAAAGAAATGTACAAGTTATCATTGAAGGTCCTGGCCATATGGCTCTTGATGAAATTCAAGCAAATATGCTTTTAGAAAAAAAATTATGCCATGGAGCTCCTTTCTATGTATTAGGACCTTTAGTTACTGACATAGCTCCCGGCTATGACCATATCACTTCAGCGATAGGGGGAGCTATAGCTGCAACTTATGGAGCAGATTTCCTATGCTATGTTACCCCAGCTGAGCATTTAAAACTTCCAGATCTTGATGATATGAGAGAAGGAATAATCGCTTCAAAGATTGCGGCTCATGCAGCTGATATTGCAAAAGGAGTTAAAGGTGCTAGAGATTGGGATAACGCTATGAGCAAAGCTAGAGCTGACCTTGATTGGGAAACTATGTTCAATCTTGCCCTAGACCCTGTTAAACCAAGAAAATACAGAGAAGCATCAACACCTGAACATAGTGATAGCTGTACAATGTGCGGTAAAATGTGTTCTATGAGGACAATGAAAAAAGTTCTAAACGGAGAAGATTTAAATATACTACGTGATTAA